In the genome of Saccharomonospora viridis DSM 43017, one region contains:
- the gcvP gene encoding aminomethyl-transferring glycine dehydrogenase: MSVSSASSASSNPTEPTATSFSASFSARHIGPRPSEQAKMVAECGFDSLDALVAAAVPSAIRSQDELRLPPPVSERQAIAELRELARKNRPMTQMIGLGYYDTVTPAVIRRNVLENPAWYTAYTPYQPEISQGRLEALLNFQTMVSDLTGLTTANASLLDEGTAVAEAMMLMRRVSKATSRTLVVDAECLPQTIAVVRTRAQQVGIDVDVRDLSRGLPEEFFGVVVQYPGVSGVLRQPDFYHRIGEAAKAAKALYCMAADLLALTLLTPPGEFGADVAAGTTQRFGVPLGYGGPHAGYLAVRSGLERSLPGRLVGVSIDAAGAPAYRLALQTREQHIRREKATSNICTAQVLLAVMAAMYAVYHGPDGLRGIAERVHGHAATLAAALRAGGVDVVHEHFFDTVLARVPGRADAVLAAARDAGINLGRVDADHVRVACDEVTTPEVVDAVLGAFGIEATSESRIRSALPEGLQRTSEYLTHEVFHTYRSETAMLRYLRKLADFDYALDRGMIPLGSCTMKLNATTEMEPITWPEFTNIHPFAPAEDAAGYRELIDQLSRWLAEVTGYDSVSLQPNAGSQGELAGLLAIRAYHRANGQPERDVCLIPSSAHGTNAASAVLAGMRVVVVACTSNGDVDLDDLRKKVDAHRDTLAAIMVTYPSTHGVYETGIAELAEIVHEAGGQVYVDGANLNALLGIAKPGEFGGDVSHLNLHKTFCIPHGGGGPGVGPVAARAHLAPYLPNHPLVPDAGPETGIGPIAAAPFGSASILPISWAYVRMMGSAGLTEATKVAVLNANYVAARLAPHYPVLYTGQNGLVAHECILDLRELTKQTGVTVEDVAKRLIDYGFHAPTMSFPVAGTLMVEPTESEDLAELDRFCEAMIAIRREIDEVAAGTWSVEDSPLRNAPHTAEQLTGEWSLPYDRRTAVYPGRTTPQGKYWSPVRRVESAYGDRNLVCSCPPVSSYESAGASS; the protein is encoded by the coding sequence ATGTCCGTGTCATCCGCATCGTCCGCCTCCTCCAACCCCACTGAACCGACGGCGACGTCCTTCTCGGCGTCCTTCTCGGCCCGACACATCGGCCCGAGGCCTTCCGAGCAGGCCAAGATGGTGGCCGAGTGCGGGTTCGACAGTCTGGACGCGCTCGTCGCGGCCGCCGTGCCCAGTGCCATCCGCAGTCAGGACGAGCTGCGGCTTCCCCCTCCGGTGTCCGAGCGTCAGGCCATCGCCGAACTGCGGGAATTGGCCCGGAAGAACCGGCCCATGACCCAGATGATCGGCCTCGGCTACTACGACACCGTCACCCCCGCCGTGATCCGCCGCAACGTGCTGGAGAACCCGGCCTGGTACACCGCGTACACGCCGTACCAGCCGGAGATCTCACAGGGGCGGTTGGAGGCGTTGCTGAACTTCCAGACGATGGTCTCCGACCTCACCGGGCTGACCACGGCGAACGCGTCCCTGCTCGACGAGGGCACCGCCGTCGCGGAGGCCATGATGCTCATGCGCCGGGTGTCCAAGGCGACCTCGCGCACGCTCGTGGTGGACGCCGAATGCCTGCCGCAGACCATCGCGGTGGTGCGGACACGTGCCCAGCAGGTGGGTATCGACGTCGACGTCCGGGACCTGTCGCGGGGGCTGCCGGAGGAGTTCTTCGGCGTCGTCGTGCAGTACCCGGGTGTGTCGGGCGTGCTGCGACAGCCGGACTTCTACCACCGGATCGGTGAGGCGGCGAAGGCCGCCAAGGCGCTGTACTGCATGGCGGCCGACCTGCTCGCCCTCACCCTGCTCACCCCACCCGGTGAGTTCGGGGCCGACGTCGCCGCGGGCACCACCCAACGATTCGGGGTACCGCTGGGCTACGGCGGCCCGCACGCGGGATACCTCGCCGTGCGGTCGGGGCTGGAGCGTTCGTTGCCAGGCAGGCTCGTCGGTGTCTCCATCGACGCGGCGGGCGCGCCCGCGTATCGACTCGCGCTGCAGACCCGGGAACAGCACATCCGTCGGGAGAAGGCCACCAGCAACATCTGCACGGCCCAGGTGCTGTTGGCGGTGATGGCGGCGATGTACGCCGTGTACCACGGCCCCGACGGACTCCGCGGAATCGCCGAGCGCGTGCACGGACACGCCGCCACGTTGGCCGCCGCGTTGCGGGCCGGGGGCGTCGACGTGGTGCACGAGCACTTCTTCGACACCGTGCTGGCCCGCGTGCCGGGACGCGCCGACGCGGTGCTGGCCGCCGCGCGGGACGCGGGCATCAACCTCGGCAGGGTCGACGCCGACCACGTGCGGGTGGCGTGTGACGAGGTGACCACGCCGGAGGTGGTGGACGCGGTGCTCGGCGCGTTCGGGATCGAGGCCACATCCGAGTCCCGGATCCGGTCCGCCCTGCCCGAGGGGTTGCAGCGGACGAGCGAGTACCTCACCCACGAGGTGTTCCACACCTACCGGTCGGAGACGGCGATGCTGCGGTACCTGCGCAAGCTCGCCGACTTCGACTACGCCCTCGACCGGGGCATGATCCCGCTCGGGTCGTGCACCATGAAGCTCAACGCCACCACGGAGATGGAACCCATCACGTGGCCCGAGTTCACGAACATCCACCCGTTCGCGCCCGCCGAGGACGCCGCAGGCTATCGGGAACTCATCGACCAGTTGTCCCGCTGGCTGGCGGAGGTCACCGGCTACGACAGCGTGTCGCTGCAACCCAACGCGGGCAGTCAGGGCGAGTTGGCGGGGTTGTTGGCCATCCGGGCCTATCACCGGGCCAACGGACAACCCGAACGGGACGTGTGCCTGATCCCGTCGTCGGCGCACGGCACCAACGCCGCCTCCGCCGTGCTCGCCGGAATGCGGGTCGTGGTGGTCGCGTGCACCTCCAACGGTGACGTGGACCTCGACGATCTGCGCAAGAAGGTCGACGCCCATCGCGACACCCTCGCCGCCATCATGGTCACCTATCCGTCCACGCACGGCGTGTACGAGACCGGGATCGCCGAACTGGCCGAGATCGTGCACGAGGCGGGTGGGCAGGTCTACGTCGACGGCGCCAACCTCAACGCGCTGCTCGGGATCGCCAAACCGGGCGAGTTCGGTGGCGACGTCTCGCACCTCAACCTGCACAAGACGTTCTGCATCCCCCACGGCGGTGGCGGGCCCGGGGTGGGCCCGGTCGCGGCGCGCGCCCACCTGGCCCCCTACCTGCCGAACCACCCGCTGGTCCCGGACGCGGGGCCGGAGACGGGGATCGGTCCGATCGCGGCGGCTCCGTTCGGCTCGGCGTCGATCCTGCCGATCTCCTGGGCGTACGTGCGCATGATGGGCTCGGCCGGGCTCACCGAGGCCACCAAGGTCGCGGTGCTGAACGCCAACTACGTCGCCGCGCGGCTCGCCCCGCACTATCCGGTGCTCTACACCGGCCAGAACGGACTCGTCGCGCACGAGTGCATCCTCGACCTGCGCGAGTTGACCAAACAGACCGGCGTCACCGTGGAGGACGTGGCCAAGCGGCTCATCGACTACGGCTTCCACGCCCCCACCATGTCGTTCCCGGTGGCGGGCACGCTCATGGTCGAACCCACCGAGAGCGAGGACCTCGCCGAACTCGACCGGTTCTGCGAGGCGATGATCGCCATCCGTCGGGAGATCGACGAGGTCGCCGCCGGGACGTGGTCCGTGGAGGACAGCCCGCTGCGCAACGCGCCGCACACCGCCGAACAGCTCACCGGGGAGTGGTCGCTGCCGTACGACCGGCGCACCGCCGTGTACCCCGGCCGGACCACACCGCAGGGCAAGTACTGGTCGCCGGTGCGGCGGGTCGAAAGCGCCTACGGTGACCGCAACCTGGTCTGTTCCTGCCCGCCTGTCTCCTCCTACGAAAGCGCAGGTGCCTCGTCGTGA
- the gcvT gene encoding glycine cleavage system aminomethyltransferase GcvT codes for MTKPSLKTTPLHDVHVEHGASFTDFAGWSMPVRYSSDLAEHRAVREAAGQFDLSHMGEIEVTGAEAAQALDYALVGNLSALKVGRARYTLLCAADGGVLDDLVVYRLSERRYLVVANAGNTAVVVEALRERAATFDAEVTDVSPQTALIAVQGPASAAIVEQVTGAELDSLRYFASMPATVDGAEILLARTGYTGEDGFELFLDADSAVSVWRRITEAGASHGLLPAGLACRDTLRLEAGMPLYGNELSSELTPFHAGLGRTVKFDKPGDFVGRSALEDKREPEKVLVGLRGEGRRAPRHSYRVLDGDRVVGEITSGVLSPTLGYPIAMAYVTPEVAEPGTALLVDIRGRSTPVEVVSLPFYHRPSTSKG; via the coding sequence GTGACGAAGCCGTCCTTGAAAACGACCCCACTCCACGACGTCCACGTCGAGCACGGCGCGTCGTTCACCGACTTCGCCGGTTGGTCGATGCCCGTGCGGTACTCCAGTGATCTGGCGGAGCATCGCGCGGTGCGCGAGGCGGCGGGCCAGTTCGACCTGTCCCACATGGGTGAGATCGAGGTGACCGGTGCCGAGGCGGCCCAAGCGCTGGACTACGCGCTGGTCGGGAACCTGTCCGCGCTCAAGGTCGGGCGCGCTCGCTACACGCTGCTTTGCGCCGCCGACGGTGGGGTGCTCGACGATCTCGTCGTGTACCGGCTGTCCGAGCGGCGTTATCTCGTCGTCGCCAACGCGGGGAACACCGCCGTCGTGGTCGAGGCGCTGCGAGAACGCGCCGCGACGTTCGACGCCGAGGTCACCGATGTGAGTCCGCAGACCGCGTTGATCGCGGTGCAGGGACCCGCCTCCGCCGCGATCGTGGAACAGGTGACCGGGGCCGAACTGGACTCTCTGCGGTACTTCGCGAGCATGCCCGCCACCGTCGACGGCGCCGAGATCCTGCTCGCCCGTACCGGCTACACCGGCGAGGACGGCTTCGAGTTGTTCCTCGACGCCGACTCCGCGGTGTCGGTCTGGCGGCGCATCACCGAGGCGGGTGCTTCGCACGGACTCCTTCCGGCGGGTTTGGCGTGCCGTGACACGTTGCGGCTCGAAGCCGGCATGCCGCTCTACGGCAACGAGTTGAGCAGCGAACTCACGCCTTTCCACGCGGGGCTCGGTCGGACGGTGAAATTCGACAAGCCGGGTGATTTCGTCGGCCGCTCCGCGTTGGAGGACAAGCGTGAGCCGGAGAAAGTGTTGGTCGGGTTGCGTGGCGAGGGACGCCGTGCGCCCCGACACTCCTATCGTGTCCTCGACGGTGACCGTGTTGTCGGTGAGATCACCAGTGGTGTGCTTTCTCCCACACTCGGTTATCCGATCGCGATGGCCTATGTCACGCCCGAGGTCGCCGAGCCCGGTACCGCTCTCCTCGTGGACATCCGGGGTCGTTCCACCCCGGTCGAGGTCGTGTCCCTGCCCTTCTACCACCGTCCCTCCACTTCGAAAGGCTGA
- the gcvH gene encoding glycine cleavage system protein GcvH yields the protein MSTNIPEDLRYSREHEWVRTDGDGVVTVGVTAFAADSLGDVVFVQLPEAGSNVTAGEVCGEIESTKSVSELYSPVTGEVVELNESVVDSPETVNSDPYDAGWLFKVRAESVPDLLDADAYAALIQEG from the coding sequence TTGTCGACGAACATTCCTGAGGACCTCCGCTACAGCCGTGAACACGAATGGGTGCGCACCGATGGCGACGGTGTGGTGACGGTCGGTGTCACCGCCTTCGCTGCTGACTCACTCGGCGACGTGGTGTTCGTCCAGCTTCCTGAGGCAGGTAGTAACGTCACAGCGGGTGAGGTGTGCGGCGAGATCGAGTCGACCAAGTCCGTCAGCGAGTTGTACTCGCCAGTGACCGGGGAGGTCGTCGAGCTCAACGAGTCCGTCGTGGACTCGCCTGAGACCGTCAACTCCGATCCCTACGACGCGGGTTGGTTGTTCAAGGTCCGTGCCGAGTCGGTGCCGGACCTGCTGGACGCCGACGCCTATGCCGCACTGATTCAGGAGGGCTGA
- the glyA gene encoding serine hydroxymethyltransferase: MNSFDADLAAVDPEVAEAVAAELNRQQSTLEMIASENFAPASVLEAQGSVLTNKYAEGYPGRRYYGGCEHVDVIETLAIERAKALFGAEHANVQPHSGAQANAAAMTALLEPGDTILGLDLAHGGHLTHGMKINFSGRLYNVVAYHVDRETGRIDMAEVERLATEHKPKLIIAGWSAYPRQLDFAEFRRIADSVGAKLMVDMAHFAGLVAAGLHPNPVPYADVVTTTTHKTLGGPRGGIILSKQEYAKKINSAVFPGQQGGPLEHVIAAKAVALKIAASEEFRERQQRVLEGAKILAERLSASDCASAGVRVLTGGTDVHLVLVDLVNSELDGKQAEDRLHDIGITVNRNAVPFDPRPPMVTSGLRIGTPALATRGFGAEDFTEVADIIARALQPNADSAVLEDLRSRVAVLAKKHPLYANKN, translated from the coding sequence ATGAACTCGTTCGACGCCGACCTAGCCGCCGTGGACCCGGAGGTCGCTGAGGCGGTGGCGGCCGAGCTGAACCGACAGCAGTCGACGCTGGAGATGATTGCGTCGGAGAACTTCGCGCCCGCCAGTGTGCTGGAGGCGCAGGGCTCGGTGTTGACCAACAAGTACGCCGAGGGTTACCCGGGACGGCGCTACTACGGCGGCTGCGAACACGTCGATGTCATCGAAACCCTTGCCATCGAGCGAGCCAAGGCCCTGTTCGGCGCTGAGCATGCGAACGTGCAGCCGCATTCCGGTGCGCAGGCCAACGCCGCCGCCATGACGGCCCTGTTGGAGCCCGGTGACACCATCCTGGGACTCGACCTGGCCCACGGTGGACACCTCACCCACGGCATGAAGATCAACTTCTCCGGCAGGCTCTACAACGTGGTCGCCTACCACGTCGACCGGGAGACCGGCCGGATCGACATGGCCGAGGTCGAGCGGCTGGCCACCGAACACAAGCCCAAACTGATCATCGCGGGTTGGTCGGCGTATCCCCGGCAGCTCGATTTCGCCGAGTTCCGACGCATCGCCGACTCGGTAGGCGCCAAGCTCATGGTGGACATGGCCCACTTCGCCGGTCTCGTGGCGGCCGGGCTGCACCCGAACCCCGTGCCGTACGCCGACGTCGTGACCACCACCACGCACAAGACGTTGGGCGGACCACGCGGCGGCATCATCCTGTCGAAGCAGGAGTACGCCAAGAAGATCAATTCGGCGGTGTTCCCGGGGCAGCAGGGTGGGCCGTTGGAGCACGTCATCGCGGCCAAGGCCGTGGCGCTGAAGATCGCCGCCAGCGAGGAGTTCCGGGAGCGGCAGCAGCGGGTGCTCGAGGGCGCGAAGATCCTCGCCGAGCGGTTGTCGGCGTCCGACTGCGCCTCCGCGGGAGTACGGGTACTCACCGGGGGCACCGACGTGCACCTGGTGCTCGTGGATCTTGTGAACTCGGAACTGGACGGCAAGCAGGCCGAGGACCGGCTGCACGACATCGGCATCACGGTGAACCGCAACGCCGTCCCCTTCGACCCGCGTCCGCCGATGGTGACCTCGGGGTTGCGGATCGGTACCCCGGCGTTGGCCACACGTGGTTTCGGCGCCGAGGACTTCACCGAGGTCGCCGACATCATCGCCCGCGCGTTGCAGCCGAACGCCGACAGCGCGGTCCTGGAGGACCTGCGTTCCCGCGTGGCGGTGCTGGCGAAGAAGCACCCGCTCTACGCGAACAAGAACTGA
- a CDS encoding O-methyltransferase produces MKQDRWTAVDEYFQEQLAPHDDVLDATQQACAQAGLPDIAVAPNQGKLLQLLARMIDARTILEIGTLGGYSTIWLARALPDQGRLITLEADATHADVAKSNIERAGLSDRVDVRVGRALDILPTLRDEGPFDLAFIDADKVNNPHYVRWALELGRPGSVIVVDNVVRGGAVIDTGNDDPSVRGTRETVELLRAEPRLDATALQTVGGKGYDGIIIARVVS; encoded by the coding sequence ATGAAACAGGACCGATGGACAGCGGTCGACGAGTACTTCCAGGAGCAACTCGCCCCGCACGACGATGTTCTCGACGCCACGCAGCAGGCGTGTGCGCAGGCCGGTCTTCCCGACATCGCGGTAGCCCCCAACCAGGGCAAGCTGTTGCAGTTGCTCGCGCGCATGATCGATGCCCGCACGATCCTGGAGATCGGCACGCTCGGCGGCTACTCCACCATCTGGCTCGCTCGAGCCCTACCTGACCAGGGACGGCTCATCACGCTCGAAGCCGACGCCACCCACGCGGACGTGGCCAAGAGCAACATCGAGCGGGCCGGCCTGTCCGACCGGGTGGACGTCCGTGTCGGCCGAGCACTGGACATCCTCCCCACACTGCGGGACGAAGGACCGTTCGACCTGGCGTTCATCGACGCGGACAAGGTCAACAACCCGCACTACGTCCGCTGGGCGTTGGAGCTCGGCAGGCCGGGCAGTGTGATCGTGGTGGACAACGTCGTCCGCGGCGGTGCGGTGATCGACACCGGCAACGACGACCCATCGGTCCGCGGGACGCGGGAGACCGTCGAACTCCTGCGCGCCGAGCCCCGTCTCGACGCCACCGCACTGCAGACCGTGGGAGGCAAGGGCTACGACGGCATCATCATCGCCCGTGTCGTCTCCTGA
- a CDS encoding Bcr/CflA family multidrug efflux MFS transporter, with protein MTTGTAGADIEAQRHPRGRIARYALVLGGLTAFGPLSVDMYLPALPAMADDLHSSDAQVQLTLAVFLLGLGVGQLVVGPLSDAFGRRTPLLVGVTIFTAASVVAALSPTLPVLIAARAAQAFGAAAGMVIARAAVRDLFSGVAMARFFSTLMLVTGAAPILAPVLGGQLLRWTSWRGIFVALTVFGVTLLVVAASALPETLPKSHRRSAQPRDILGTYVGLLRDRVFVGYAVTIGLAFSVTFAYISGSPFVFQQHYGLSASDYGFVFALNGIGLVLAGQLNGRLVSRFAPRTLLRTGLTLSLTGVVGLVVAAALRAEFPILLLPLFVTVSSVGMITPNATTLALADHPRSAGSASALLGLVQFFTGGAISPLVGLLGGDSALGMTVVMAVAAAAAFTTFAVLTRRPHRHQGKRSDESAQIDHVG; from the coding sequence GTGACCACCGGCACGGCTGGGGCGGACATCGAGGCACAGCGACACCCTCGCGGCCGCATCGCGCGTTACGCGCTGGTTCTCGGCGGGCTGACCGCCTTCGGCCCCCTGTCCGTCGACATGTACCTACCCGCCCTGCCCGCGATGGCGGACGATCTGCACTCCAGCGACGCACAGGTGCAGCTCACCCTCGCCGTCTTCCTTCTCGGCCTCGGCGTGGGACAACTGGTCGTGGGCCCACTCTCCGACGCCTTCGGCAGACGCACACCACTCCTCGTCGGTGTCACGATCTTCACCGCGGCATCGGTGGTGGCAGCCCTCAGTCCCACGCTTCCCGTGCTGATCGCCGCCCGCGCGGCACAGGCCTTCGGAGCGGCCGCCGGCATGGTGATCGCCCGAGCGGCCGTCCGTGACCTGTTCTCCGGTGTCGCGATGGCACGGTTCTTCTCCACCCTGATGCTGGTCACCGGCGCGGCGCCCATCCTCGCGCCCGTGCTCGGCGGGCAACTGCTGCGCTGGACCTCCTGGCGTGGGATCTTCGTCGCCCTCACGGTGTTCGGCGTGACACTGCTCGTCGTCGCGGCTTCCGCGCTCCCGGAAACCCTGCCGAAGTCGCATCGCCGATCCGCGCAACCGCGGGACATCCTCGGCACCTACGTCGGACTACTGCGCGACCGCGTGTTCGTCGGGTACGCGGTCACCATCGGACTCGCGTTCTCGGTGACGTTCGCCTACATCTCCGGATCACCGTTCGTCTTCCAACAGCACTACGGACTCTCCGCCTCCGATTACGGGTTCGTGTTCGCGTTGAACGGGATCGGACTCGTGCTCGCCGGTCAGCTCAACGGAAGGCTGGTGAGCCGCTTCGCCCCGAGGACACTCCTCCGCACCGGGCTGACACTGTCGCTGACCGGGGTGGTCGGCCTCGTGGTGGCCGCAGCGCTACGGGCGGAGTTTCCGATCCTGCTCCTCCCGCTGTTCGTCACCGTGTCCTCGGTCGGGATGATCACTCCTAACGCGACGACACTCGCCCTGGCCGACCACCCTCGGTCGGCCGGGTCGGCATCGGCGCTGCTGGGGCTGGTGCAATTCTTCACCGGCGGCGCCATCTCCCCGCTCGTCGGTCTCCTCGGCGGTGATTCGGCACTGGGCATGACCGTGGTCATGGCGGTGGCGGCCGCGGCCGCTTTCACGACCTTTGCCGTACTCACCCGGAGACCACATCGGCACCAGGGCAAACGCAGCGACGAATCCGCCCAAATCGATCACGTGGGATGA
- a CDS encoding MerR family transcriptional regulator, with protein sequence MDTISAFARRVGLTPSALRFYDDCGVLRPAHVDPDSGYRYYSPEQERDATLLRTLRKAELPLADITTVLTGTPAQARTVLATHARRLRARADAAQAAVETALRLVSGRAHVDSTVGGAELASAIRQVTPAVADSEEFPQLRCVLLECSASDLRLVATDRYRLTVRELVPHAVCGAPARALVPADALVDAAPWALRHDAVRLIIEDTGAHLVAMDTASDEASDTVPLPTHDGDYPDYRALLDALEPFTCRVVTDRSALLEALTASRDPSYVPLHADGDTLHVGGVTVPAVCSRTARLAFDAAVLGPAVEAGVGPDVLLEITADDRPVVVRSADQGSFTTLVMPVRPR encoded by the coding sequence ATGGACACGATCAGCGCCTTCGCGCGACGCGTCGGCCTCACCCCGAGCGCCCTGCGCTTCTACGACGACTGCGGCGTCCTCCGACCGGCACACGTGGATCCGGATTCCGGCTACCGCTACTACAGTCCCGAACAAGAGCGCGATGCCACTTTGCTGCGCACGCTGCGGAAAGCGGAATTACCGCTGGCCGACATCACCACGGTACTCACCGGCACACCGGCACAGGCGCGAACCGTGCTCGCCACCCATGCACGTCGGCTCCGGGCCCGCGCCGACGCCGCTCAAGCCGCGGTGGAGACGGCCCTGCGATTGGTGAGCGGCCGGGCACATGTGGACAGCACCGTCGGCGGCGCCGAACTCGCCAGCGCGATCCGGCAGGTCACCCCGGCGGTGGCCGACTCGGAGGAATTCCCACAACTGCGGTGTGTGCTGCTGGAATGCTCCGCCAGCGACCTGAGACTGGTGGCCACCGACCGTTATCGCCTCACCGTGCGGGAGCTCGTACCCCACGCCGTCTGCGGCGCCCCCGCCCGTGCGCTCGTCCCGGCCGACGCCCTGGTGGACGCGGCGCCATGGGCGTTGCGCCACGACGCGGTACGCCTGATCATCGAGGACACCGGCGCCCACCTCGTCGCGATGGACACCGCCTCCGACGAGGCGTCCGACACCGTGCCGCTACCCACGCACGACGGCGACTATCCGGACTACCGCGCACTGTTGGACGCACTGGAGCCCTTCACCTGTCGCGTCGTCACCGACCGTTCGGCGTTGCTCGAGGCACTGACCGCCTCCCGTGATCCAAGCTACGTTCCCCTACACGCGGACGGGGACACCCTGCACGTGGGTGGGGTGACCGTACCCGCTGTCTGTTCCCGGACCGCGCGACTGGCCTTCGACGCCGCCGTGCTGGGCCCGGCCGTGGAAGCCGGGGTGGGACCGGACGTGCTGTTGGAGATCACCGCCGATGACCGGCCCGTGGTCGTCCGCTCGGCCGATCAGGGCAGTTTCACCACGTTGGTGATGCCCGTACGACCGCGATGA
- a CDS encoding lactate 2-monooxygenase, with protein MSERFGHYQSEIYLQGYGGATPMFTTDGARLEEAAERVLDPGPFAYVAGGAGTGATMRANREAFDRWRIVPRMLTDSTERDLSTTVLGETLPAPVLFAPVGVQSIVHSEAERASARAAAGLGLPFVMSTASSTSIEDVAEASGKGPRWFQLYWPNDPEVCGSILARARAAGFSVLVVTLDTWSLGWRPCDLDNGYLPFLKAEGTAVPFSDPVFCSRLDAPPEENEAMAVLRWISMITGTDRDWSALPFLREHWDGPIVLKGIQHVDDARRAAEAGVDGIVVSNHGGRQVDGAAASLDMLPQIAAAVGDRLEVLFDSGVRTGSDVVKALALGAKAVLVGRPYVYGLALGGEQGVRHVMRSLLADLDLTLGLSGHRGVSALGPEALVRGQ; from the coding sequence ATGAGCGAGCGGTTCGGGCATTACCAAAGCGAGATCTATCTTCAGGGCTACGGCGGGGCCACGCCGATGTTCACGACGGACGGTGCGCGGTTGGAGGAGGCGGCCGAACGGGTCCTGGATCCGGGGCCGTTCGCGTACGTCGCCGGTGGGGCGGGCACGGGGGCCACGATGCGGGCCAACCGGGAGGCGTTCGATCGTTGGCGGATCGTGCCGCGGATGCTCACCGACTCGACCGAGCGGGATCTCTCCACGACCGTACTGGGAGAGACGTTGCCCGCACCGGTGTTGTTCGCACCGGTGGGAGTTCAGTCCATTGTGCACAGTGAGGCGGAGCGGGCCAGTGCGAGGGCGGCGGCCGGTCTGGGGCTGCCGTTCGTGATGTCCACGGCGTCGTCGACGAGCATCGAGGACGTCGCGGAAGCGTCCGGGAAGGGGCCTCGCTGGTTCCAGTTGTACTGGCCCAACGACCCCGAGGTGTGCGGCAGCATCCTCGCCCGGGCGCGAGCGGCCGGGTTCTCCGTACTGGTGGTCACGCTCGATACCTGGTCGCTCGGATGGAGGCCGTGTGACCTCGACAACGGCTATCTGCCGTTTCTGAAGGCCGAGGGGACGGCGGTTCCGTTCTCCGACCCGGTGTTTTGCTCCCGGCTCGACGCCCCGCCCGAGGAGAACGAGGCGATGGCCGTGCTCCGGTGGATCTCCATGATCACGGGTACGGACCGGGACTGGAGCGCGCTGCCGTTCCTGCGCGAGCACTGGGACGGACCGATCGTGCTCAAAGGAATCCAGCACGTCGACGACGCCCGACGTGCGGCCGAGGCCGGGGTCGACGGCATCGTCGTGTCCAATCACGGTGGTCGACAGGTGGACGGCGCGGCCGCGTCGTTGGACATGCTGCCGCAGATCGCCGCCGCCGTGGGCGATCGGCTGGAGGTGTTGTTCGACTCGGGCGTGCGTACCGGGTCCGATGTGGTGAAGGCACTCGCCCTGGGCGCGAAGGCCGTACTCGTGGGGCGGCCGTATGTCTACGGACTCGCGCTCGGAGGGGAACAGGGGGTGCGTCACGTGATGCGCAGCCTGCTCGCCGACCTCGACCTCACGTTGGGACTGTCGGGACACCGCGGTGTGAGCGCTCTCGGTCCGGAGGCCCTGGTGCGGGGGCAATGA